A genomic window from Acetobacter sp. includes:
- a CDS encoding Fe2+-dependent dioxygenase: protein MPVHIEKILNPDEISECRKLLEEGRWIDGRETAGVQAIHVKKNRQLDAECEKAAKARQIVVAALGRNLLLRSLALPRMICPPMFNRYETGMTYGAHVDNSVQIIPGSNGQMMRADLSATLFLSEPDEYDGGDLELEMNAGVEQIRLPAGDLIVYPTTMIHSVATVTRGVRLASFFWIQSLVPEASCRAILFDLDRAIIDLRSRTEEGDPAILTLTNSYHNLLRTWCEI, encoded by the coding sequence ATGCCCGTCCATATCGAAAAAATCCTGAATCCTGATGAAATTTCGGAATGCCGGAAACTTCTGGAGGAAGGGCGCTGGATCGACGGGCGCGAAACAGCCGGTGTGCAGGCCATCCATGTGAAAAAGAACCGGCAACTCGATGCGGAATGTGAAAAAGCAGCAAAAGCCCGGCAGATTGTCGTCGCAGCACTCGGGCGCAATCTTCTGCTGCGAAGCCTCGCCTTGCCGCGTATGATCTGCCCGCCGATGTTCAACCGCTATGAAACTGGCATGACCTATGGTGCGCATGTCGATAATTCAGTGCAGATCATCCCGGGAAGTAACGGTCAGATGATGCGTGCTGATCTGTCCGCCACCCTGTTTCTCAGTGAGCCGGACGAGTACGACGGCGGTGATCTTGAGCTTGAAATGAATGCGGGCGTCGAGCAGATCCGTCTTCCGGCGGGAGACCTGATCGTCTATCCCACCACTATGATCCACTCCGTGGCGACCGTTACACGCGGCGTGCGTCTGGCGTCGTTTTTCTGGATTCAGTCCCTCGTTCCGGAGGCGTCATGTCGCGCCATCCTCTTCGATCTCGACCGCGCAATCATTGACCTGCGTTCCCGCACGGAAGAGGGAGATCCGGCGATCCTGACGCTCACCAACAGCTATCACAACCTGTTGCGTACATGGTGTGAGATCTGA